The following proteins are co-located in the Rippkaea orientalis PCC 8801 genome:
- a CDS encoding type II toxin-antitoxin system HicA family toxin, with protein sequence MKLPRDLSSDDFIKKLSRLGYEVTRQTGSHIRLTTQENGEHNITIPAHNPVKIGTLNAILRDIAQHFSLSRDELLKRLF encoded by the coding sequence ATGAAACTTCCGAGAGATTTGTCTAGTGATGATTTCATTAAAAAGCTATCTCGTTTAGGTTATGAAGTCACTCGTCAAACAGGTAGCCATATTAGGCTAACGACTCAGGAAAATGGGGAGCATAATATTACAATTCCTGCTCATAATCCTGTTAAAATTGGAACTTTAAACGCAATTTTAAGAGATATTGCTCAACATTTTAGCTTAAGTCGTGATGAGTTATTAAAACGTTTATTTTAG
- a CDS encoding M48 family metallopeptidase gives MITLTDKEERWKNNEDLKNAVTQWCDRIQVDVKEIQIRQMKRKWASISTNGRLTLNSELLDIPRELGEFVIVHELVHLIVPNHSKLFKCFMMAHLPDWEEREKRLKLQ, from the coding sequence ATGATAACTTTGACTGACAAAGAAGAACGATGGAAAAATAATGAGGACTTGAAAAATGCGGTAACACAATGGTGCGATCGCATTCAGGTTGACGTTAAGGAAATACAGATTCGCCAGATGAAACGGAAATGGGCTTCTATCTCAACTAATGGACGATTAACCCTAAATAGCGAACTATTAGACATCCCTAGAGAATTAGGTGAATTTGTCATTGTTCATGAATTAGTACATCTCATTGTTCCCAACCATAGTAAGCTGTTTAAATGTTTCATGATGGCTCATCTTCCTGATTGGGAGGAAAGAGAAAAAAGACTCAAATTACAGTGA
- a CDS encoding type I restriction-modification system subunit M, with amino-acid sequence MAKQNGKTVQNNSNSDKSLESWIWDAACSIRGAQEAAKYKDFILPLIFTKRLCDVFDDELNRIAVKVKTREKAFKLVEMDQNLVRFYLPLKPDNPDDAVWSVIRQLSDKIGETLTGYLRDIAKANPLLKGIIDRVDFNATIHGERELDDDRLSNLIEKISEKRLGLKDVEPDIIGRSYEYLIRKFAESGKSAGEFYTPKEVGIIMAKIMQPQPGMAIYDPCCGSAGLLIKCQLVLAESQEKGEKYAPLQLYGQEYTGDTWAMANMNMIIHDMEGKIEIGDSFRFPKFKQGGNLAQFDRVVANPMWNQNWFTEQDYDGDEWGRFPQGAGFPGSKADWGWVQHIWASLQLHGQSAIVLDTGAASRGSGNANKDKEKEVRKWFVEKDIIEGVIYLPENLFYNTSAPGIILILNKAKSEARKHQLLLINASLEFAKGDPKNYISDQGINRIVTAFLNWEEQDKFSRIVSLEEIAKNDYNISPSRYIHVTEAEEFRPIGEILQELEELESQAEETNRVLMQVLSKFR; translated from the coding sequence ATGGCAAAACAGAACGGTAAAACAGTACAAAATAACAGTAATAGCGATAAGTCCTTAGAAAGTTGGATCTGGGATGCAGCTTGTAGTATTCGAGGGGCGCAAGAAGCGGCCAAGTACAAGGATTTTATTTTACCGTTGATTTTTACTAAGCGTCTTTGTGATGTATTTGATGATGAGTTAAATCGCATCGCTGTTAAGGTTAAAACCCGTGAAAAGGCGTTTAAATTGGTGGAAATGGATCAGAATTTGGTGCGGTTTTATTTGCCTTTAAAACCTGATAATCCAGATGATGCAGTGTGGTCTGTCATTCGTCAGTTATCGGATAAAATTGGGGAGACATTAACGGGATATTTACGAGATATTGCGAAGGCGAATCCGTTATTAAAGGGAATTATTGATCGGGTGGATTTTAATGCTACGATACACGGCGAAAGGGAATTAGATGATGATCGTTTGTCGAATTTGATTGAGAAAATATCAGAGAAACGGTTAGGGTTAAAGGATGTTGAACCTGATATTATTGGGCGCAGTTATGAGTATTTAATTCGTAAGTTTGCGGAGTCGGGAAAGTCAGCAGGGGAATTTTACACGCCGAAGGAAGTGGGCATCATTATGGCGAAAATTATGCAACCACAGCCTGGAATGGCGATTTATGACCCTTGTTGTGGTTCAGCAGGGTTATTGATTAAATGTCAGTTAGTTTTAGCAGAATCGCAGGAAAAGGGCGAAAAATATGCCCCTTTGCAGTTATATGGGCAGGAATACACGGGGGATACTTGGGCGATGGCGAATATGAATATGATTATTCATGATATGGAGGGAAAAATAGAGATTGGGGATTCTTTTCGTTTTCCTAAGTTTAAGCAAGGGGGAAATTTAGCTCAATTTGACCGAGTAGTGGCTAATCCGATGTGGAATCAAAACTGGTTCACGGAACAGGATTATGATGGGGATGAGTGGGGACGGTTTCCCCAAGGGGCAGGTTTTCCGGGTTCTAAGGCGGATTGGGGTTGGGTTCAGCATATTTGGGCTTCTTTACAGCTTCATGGTCAGTCTGCCATTGTTTTAGACACGGGGGCGGCTTCTAGGGGTTCAGGTAATGCGAATAAGGACAAGGAGAAGGAGGTAAGAAAGTGGTTTGTGGAGAAGGATATCATTGAAGGGGTGATTTATTTACCTGAGAATCTCTTTTATAATACCTCTGCGCCGGGGATTATTTTGATTTTAAATAAGGCGAAATCAGAAGCAAGAAAGCATCAATTATTGTTGATTAATGCAAGTTTAGAGTTTGCGAAAGGTGATCCGAAAAATTATATTTCTGATCAGGGAATTAATCGCATTGTAACGGCGTTTTTGAATTGGGAGGAACAAGACAAGTTTAGTCGTATTGTTTCTCTGGAGGAAATTGCGAAAAATGATTATAATATTTCTCCTTCTCGTTATATTCATGTGACGGAAGCGGAGGAGTTTCGCCCTATTGGTGAGATTTTGCAAGAGTTAGAAGAATTGGAATCTCAAGCGGAGGAAACGAATCGAGTTTTAATGCAGGTTTTAAGTAAGTTTAGGTAG
- a CDS encoding restriction endonuclease subunit S — protein MNKSKNTQLELNLCLEDENSGHENKILARDFPPEWQLIPLKNAVTYIDYGYSHSIPKIPPENGIKIVSTADISKTGELLYSQIRKVEAPLKTIQRLTLHDGDVLFNWRNSSYLIGKTTIFEEQSEPHIFASFVLRLKCDEIKSHNYFFKYLLNYYRYSGIFESLARRAVNQANFNKNEVSDLIIPLPPIEEQRKIASVLTLIQEAIQEQENAIALTTELKKALMQKLFTEGINNEPQKMTEIGLIPESWEVVNLGNLAKLKSGGTPSRKKIEYWENGSIPWVKTTEINYDLITTTEEYITKEGLVNSSAKMFSKGTLLMAMYGQGVTRGRVGILDIDATTNQACVAIMPNSEDKLSTKFLYHYFSYHYEKLRNQGHGANQSNLSSTILKMFPITFPKIQEQLIIINHFDTLNLKLEQSHKRITILQDLFSTLLHQLMTAQIRVDELELSVLEKQIKE, from the coding sequence ATGAACAAATCAAAAAATACTCAATTAGAACTTAATTTGTGTTTAGAGGATGAAAACTCTGGACATGAAAATAAAATTTTAGCTCGTGATTTTCCTCCTGAATGGCAATTAATACCACTTAAAAATGCTGTAACTTATATTGATTATGGTTATTCTCACTCAATTCCTAAAATACCTCCTGAAAATGGAATAAAAATTGTTAGTACAGCAGATATTAGTAAAACAGGAGAGTTGTTATATTCACAAATTAGAAAAGTTGAAGCCCCTTTAAAAACTATACAACGATTAACTTTACATGATGGAGATGTTTTATTTAATTGGCGCAATAGTTCTTATTTAATTGGCAAAACAACTATTTTTGAAGAACAATCAGAACCTCATATATTTGCTTCTTTTGTTCTTAGACTGAAATGTGATGAAATAAAATCACATAACTATTTTTTCAAATACTTATTAAATTACTATCGCTATTCTGGAATTTTTGAAAGTCTTGCTAGAAGGGCAGTTAATCAAGCTAATTTTAATAAAAATGAAGTATCAGATTTAATTATTCCCCTTCCCCCAATAGAAGAACAGCGAAAAATCGCCAGTGTATTAACATTAATACAAGAAGCCATCCAAGAACAAGAAAATGCGATCGCTTTAACAACGGAACTCAAAAAAGCCCTTATGCAAAAGCTATTCACCGAAGGAATTAATAATGAACCGCAGAAAATGACGGAAATTGGTCTTATTCCTGAGAGTTGGGAGGTTGTGAATTTAGGTAACCTGGCAAAATTAAAATCGGGTGGTACTCCAAGCAGAAAAAAAATAGAATATTGGGAAAATGGTTCTATTCCTTGGGTAAAAACAACTGAAATTAATTATGATTTAATAACCACAACGGAAGAATATATAACGAAAGAAGGACTGGTAAATTCTTCAGCAAAAATGTTTTCTAAAGGTACTTTGTTAATGGCAATGTATGGACAAGGTGTAACAAGAGGACGAGTAGGAATTCTTGATATTGATGCTACTACTAATCAAGCTTGTGTTGCTATTATGCCTAATTCAGAGGATAAATTATCAACTAAATTTCTGTATCATTATTTTTCCTATCACTATGAAAAATTAAGAAATCAAGGACATGGTGCAAATCAAAGTAACTTAAGTTCTACTATTCTAAAAATGTTTCCTATTACATTCCCTAAAATACAAGAACAATTAATAATTATTAATCATTTTGATACATTAAATTTAAAACTAGAGCAATCTCATAAAAGAATAACTATTTTACAAGACTTATTTAGTACCCTATTACATCAATTAATGACCGCACAAATACGGGTAGATGAACTAGAGTTATCAGTCTTAGAAAAGCAAATTAAGGAGTAA
- a CDS encoding 2-oxoisovalerate dehydrogenase E1 subunit beta has protein sequence MSQSTEIVFLVEDAPEGGYTARALSESIFTEADDLESLREMVKDAVHCHYDNVESRPKIIRLHIVRDEVFAS, from the coding sequence ATGAGTCAATCAACAGAAATTGTTTTTTTAGTGGAAGATGCTCCCGAAGGCGGTTATACTGCTAGGGCATTGAGTGAGTCTATTTTTACGGAAGCTGATGATCTCGAATCTTTAAGGGAAATGGTTAAGGATGCGGTTCATTGTCATTATGATAATGTGGAAAGTCGCCCTAAAATTATTCGTTTACATATCGTCAGAGATGAGGTGTTTGCTTCATGA
- a CDS encoding putative toxin-antitoxin system toxin component, PIN family, which translates to MKKLKFVLDTNIIISAFLFQNSKPRQALELAKNHHLILLSTNIIQEMRTVIQRPKFDRYISLSLREELLDTLIESSLMIDPDEIVTECRDPKDNKYLELAITGQAKCIITGDEDLLILNPFREIPIMTVQEFLTTYEEVTE; encoded by the coding sequence ATGAAGAAACTTAAATTTGTTCTGGATACTAACATTATTATCAGTGCTTTTTTGTTTCAGAATAGCAAGCCTCGTCAAGCTTTAGAATTGGCTAAAAATCATCATCTTATTTTACTATCAACCAACATCATTCAAGAAATGAGAACCGTTATTCAAAGACCTAAGTTTGACCGCTATATTTCTTTATCTCTTAGGGAGGAATTGTTAGATACTCTCATAGAATCATCCTTAATGATTGATCCTGATGAAATCGTTACCGAATGTCGAGATCCTAAAGATAATAAATACTTAGAACTAGCAATTACAGGTCAAGCAAAATGTATTATTACAGGAGATGAAGACCTATTAATTTTAAATCCCTTTCGAGAAATTCCTATCATGACAGTTCAAGAATTTTTAACAACTTATGAGGAAGTCACGGAATAG
- a CDS encoding TniQ family protein: protein MASQEIQPWWFLVEPLAGESISHFLGRFRRENELTVTMMGKITGLGGTIGRWEKFRFIPAPTEEELTALSEVVQVEVERLWQMFPPKGVGMKHQPIRLCGACYGEEACHKIEWQFKTTQFCSKHRLTLLSECPNCGARFQFPALWVNGWCQRCFVSFREMMEKQKSL from the coding sequence ATGGCAAGTCAAGAGATTCAACCTTGGTGGTTTTTGGTGGAACCCTTAGCAGGGGAAAGTATCAGTCATTTTTTAGGGCGGTTTCGGCGAGAAAATGAGTTAACGGTGACGATGATGGGGAAAATAACGGGGTTAGGGGGTACTATTGGACGTTGGGAAAAGTTTCGTTTTATTCCTGCACCCACTGAGGAGGAGTTAACGGCCTTATCTGAGGTGGTACAGGTAGAAGTCGAAAGGTTATGGCAAATGTTTCCCCCGAAAGGTGTGGGAATGAAGCATCAACCAATTCGTTTATGTGGGGCTTGTTATGGTGAGGAGGCTTGTCATAAGATTGAATGGCAGTTCAAAACCACTCAGTTTTGTTCAAAGCATCGGTTAACGTTGTTGTCAGAGTGTCCCAATTGTGGCGCAAGGTTTCAGTTTCCTGCGCTTTGGGTTAATGGGTGGTGTCAGAGGTGTTTTGTCTCGTTTCGGGAAATGATGGAGAAGCAAAAATCACTGTAA
- a CDS encoding type I restriction endonuclease subunit R: MPKPTESKTVQDRILTYAQEMTPQWRYVSRSEAETRRGFNNIDNNDIQVQAQQASLYFDDLLYQKIQQFNPTYNETQQELITKLNSLPTDIYGNRDFLNYLRNQVKYFCPVEKRELDLTLINYEDPTQNEYEVTEEYYTHNRKDGIREDIVFLINGIPILVIECKNADKIEGIALGIDQIRRYHREAPELFVPQMLFTATEAIGFSYGVTWNLVRRNIFNWKDEQIGQLENKIKTFCHPYILLKFLLNYIIFAEKDETLQKFILKQHQTIAIEKVIQRCHDTEKSRGLVWHTQGSGKTFTMIKIAEMLFKAPDSEKPTIILIIDRNELQDQLLRNLNNLGVNNIRHANRIKTLIELLENDYRGIIITMIHKFREMPTDVNLRNNIYVLIDEAHRTTGGDLGTYLMAGLPHATIIGFTGTPIDKTNQGKGTFKTFGTDDEKGYLHKYSIAESIEDGTTLPLYYNLAPNEMLVPAEIMDQEFLDLVETEGINDIAELNKILDRAVNLKNFLKGDQRVDQVAKYVAQHYTKNVEPLGYKAFLVAVDRPACAKYKQALDRYLPLEYSAVVYTGNNNDTEDLKTHHIDDKTEKQIRKNFAKFGEYPKILIVTEKLLTGYDAPILYAMYLDKPMRDHTLLQAIARVNRPYENETEEMVKPHGFVLDFVGIFDKLEKALSFDSQEVNAIVKDLSLLKNLFKIKIEQLIKNYLTLIQHNFNDQDVDHLLEYFRDKERRKAFTKDYKSLEMLYEVISPDAFLRPYLNEYGTLSGIYQVIRNAYSKRVYVDREVKRKTDQIVQNNIATTAIPTVTDFIEINAQTIETIQNKGGGKTTKVINLIKSIEKTAEENNDDPFLIAMVQRAKAIQEQFENRQTDTQETLDLLLQAVRENEQRKQEQSAKGFDSLSFFVYQALENAGIDNPEDMAQEIRQHFIENPNWKTSEGELRELRKNVTFSIYTEIDELEKVTALVEQLFTLLQQNH; encoded by the coding sequence ATGCCTAAACCAACAGAATCAAAAACCGTCCAAGATCGCATTTTAACCTATGCCCAAGAAATGACCCCACAATGGCGTTATGTATCCCGTAGCGAAGCAGAAACCAGAAGGGGATTTAATAACATTGACAATAATGATATTCAAGTTCAAGCCCAACAAGCCTCTTTATATTTCGATGATCTACTTTATCAAAAAATTCAACAATTTAATCCTACCTACAACGAAACTCAACAAGAACTAATCACAAAATTAAATAGCCTTCCTACAGATATTTATGGAAATCGTGACTTTCTTAACTATCTTCGCAATCAAGTTAAATATTTTTGTCCTGTTGAAAAGCGAGAACTTGACTTAACCCTAATAAACTACGAAGATCCCACTCAAAATGAATACGAAGTTACCGAAGAATATTATACCCATAATAGAAAAGATGGCATCAGAGAAGATATTGTCTTTTTAATTAATGGGATTCCCATCCTTGTCATTGAATGTAAAAATGCTGATAAAATTGAAGGGATTGCATTAGGAATAGACCAAATAAGACGCTATCACCGAGAAGCCCCTGAGTTATTTGTCCCTCAAATGTTATTTACAGCTACCGAAGCTATTGGCTTTTCTTATGGGGTAACATGGAATTTAGTCAGGAGAAATATTTTTAACTGGAAAGATGAACAAATTGGACAACTCGAAAACAAAATCAAAACCTTTTGCCATCCCTATATTCTCCTAAAATTCTTACTAAATTATATTATCTTTGCTGAAAAAGACGAAACTCTCCAAAAATTTATCCTCAAACAACATCAAACTATTGCCATTGAAAAAGTTATCCAAAGATGTCATGATACTGAAAAATCACGGGGATTAGTTTGGCATACACAGGGAAGCGGTAAAACCTTCACCATGATTAAAATTGCCGAGATGCTATTTAAAGCCCCAGATAGTGAAAAACCCACCATTATTTTAATAATAGATCGCAATGAACTCCAAGATCAACTATTGCGAAATCTCAATAACTTAGGGGTTAATAATATTCGTCATGCTAACCGTATTAAAACCTTAATTGAACTGCTAGAAAATGACTATCGGGGCATCATTATCACCATGATTCATAAATTCCGAGAAATGCCCACTGATGTTAATCTTAGAAATAATATTTATGTCCTAATTGATGAGGCACACCGCACCACAGGAGGAGACTTAGGAACATATTTAATGGCAGGTTTACCCCATGCAACTATTATCGGCTTTACAGGCACACCTATAGACAAAACCAATCAAGGAAAAGGAACATTTAAAACCTTTGGCACAGATGACGAAAAAGGCTATTTACATAAATATTCTATCGCTGAAAGTATCGAAGACGGCACAACTTTACCCCTTTATTATAATCTTGCTCCCAATGAAATGTTAGTTCCTGCTGAGATTATGGATCAAGAATTTCTTGACTTAGTAGAAACAGAAGGCATTAATGATATTGCAGAATTAAATAAAATTTTAGATCGCGCTGTCAACTTAAAAAACTTCCTGAAAGGCGATCAAAGAGTCGATCAAGTTGCCAAATATGTCGCCCAACATTACACCAAAAATGTTGAACCATTAGGATATAAAGCCTTTTTAGTCGCCGTAGATCGTCCTGCCTGTGCTAAATATAAGCAAGCATTAGATCGTTATCTACCCCTGGAATATTCTGCCGTTGTTTATACAGGGAATAATAACGATACAGAAGACCTTAAAACCCATCATATTGATGATAAAACCGAAAAACAAATCAGAAAAAACTTTGCTAAATTTGGAGAATATCCTAAAATCTTAATTGTTACCGAAAAACTCTTAACAGGATACGATGCACCGATTTTATATGCCATGTATCTTGATAAACCCATGCGAGATCATACTTTATTACAAGCGATCGCTAGAGTCAATCGTCCCTATGAAAACGAAACAGAAGAAATGGTTAAACCCCATGGTTTTGTCTTAGATTTTGTCGGCATTTTTGATAAATTAGAAAAAGCTTTATCCTTTGACAGTCAAGAAGTCAATGCTATTGTTAAAGATTTAAGTTTACTGAAAAACTTATTTAAAATTAAAATAGAGCAGTTAATCAAAAATTATTTAACACTGATTCAACATAATTTTAATGATCAAGATGTCGATCATTTACTCGAATATTTTCGAGATAAGGAACGACGAAAAGCCTTTACAAAAGATTATAAATCCTTAGAAATGCTCTATGAAGTCATTTCCCCCGATGCCTTTTTACGCCCCTATCTCAATGAGTACGGAACACTCTCTGGTATTTATCAAGTGATTCGTAATGCTTACAGTAAAAGAGTTTATGTAGATCGAGAAGTCAAGCGAAAAACCGACCAAATTGTTCAAAATAATATTGCAACAACAGCAATTCCGACTGTAACCGATTTTATTGAAATTAATGCTCAAACCATTGAAACTATTCAAAATAAAGGAGGTGGTAAAACAACTAAAGTTATTAACTTAATCAAAAGTATTGAAAAAACAGCAGAGGAAAATAATGATGATCCTTTCTTAATTGCAATGGTACAGAGAGCTAAAGCGATTCAAGAACAATTTGAAAATCGCCAAACAGATACCCAAGAAACCCTTGATTTACTGCTTCAAGCCGTTAGAGAAAACGAACAACGTAAGCAAGAACAATCTGCCAAAGGATTTGATAGTTTAAGTTTTTTTGTTTATCAAGCTCTAGAAAATGCAGGAATTGATAACCCTGAAGATATGGCTCAAGAAATTAGACAACACTTTATTGAAAATCCGAACTGGAAAACCAGTGAAGGCGAATTAAGAGAATTAAGAAAAAATGTAACTTTCTCCATCTATACAGAAATAGATGAATTAGAAAAAGTCACAGCCCTTGTTGAGCAACTATTTACCCTATTACAACAAAATCACTAA
- a CDS encoding endonuclease domain-containing protein, whose protein sequence is MKDTPRIRGTTPEIEAAARRLRCNLTPAEAYLWEALRGKKLKGLKFRCQHPVGRFILDFYCPSCKLAIEIDGSSHDTKQEYDQVRTEKLAQYGYRVLRFTNEEVMTDLSRVLAEIEKVAFTP, encoded by the coding sequence ATGAAAGATACCCCTAGAATCAGAGGAACAACCCCAGAAATTGAAGCAGCAGCGAGACGTTTACGGTGTAATCTTACTCCCGCAGAAGCTTATTTATGGGAAGCATTACGAGGTAAAAAATTAAAGGGTTTAAAGTTTCGTTGTCAGCATCCTGTTGGGCGTTTTATTCTTGATTTTTATTGTCCTTCTTGTAAGTTAGCGATTGAGATTGATGGCAGTTCTCATGATACGAAACAAGAGTATGATCAAGTAAGAACGGAAAAACTCGCTCAGTATGGTTATAGGGTTCTAAGATTTACTAATGAGGAGGTTATGACTGATTTATCAAGAGTTTTAGCGGAAATTGAAAAGGTTGCTTTTACCCCCTAA
- a CDS encoding MerR family transcriptional regulator, whose amino-acid sequence MGETFFTSKDAAKITGCTLRQLQYWREKGVIVPMVSATGTGRSVYYSRSELVELAVMVYLLSVGLTFESASGVLQQLRELEPNFAKENSQRRLMLVFDTSEGILKLKDFERESAIAFLDRGEAIIPLWLEQIHQQLNQTLPIN is encoded by the coding sequence ATGGGAGAAACTTTTTTTACCTCTAAGGATGCTGCTAAAATTACGGGGTGTACCCTGCGCCAGTTACAGTATTGGCGAGAAAAAGGGGTTATTGTACCGATGGTGAGTGCAACGGGGACGGGGAGAAGTGTTTATTATTCTCGTTCTGAGTTGGTGGAGTTGGCAGTTATGGTATATTTGCTGTCGGTGGGATTAACCTTTGAGTCTGCTTCTGGGGTGTTACAACAGTTAAGGGAACTTGAACCGAATTTTGCTAAAGAGAACAGTCAACGGCGTTTGATGCTGGTTTTTGATACTTCTGAGGGAATACTGAAGTTAAAGGATTTTGAACGAGAGAGTGCGATCGCTTTTCTTGATCGAGGTGAAGCAATTATTCCCCTTTGGCTAGAACAAATTCATCAACAGCTTAATCAGACGTTACCAATCAATTAA
- the cas12k gene encoding type V CRISPR-associated protein Cas12k (Type V-K CRISPR systems have also been known as with the large Cas12k protein, has also been known as type V-U5, and Cas12k as C2c5.), which translates to MSQITIQCRLVAKEPIRHTLWQLMADLNTPFINELLQKVAQNPDFEQWKQKGKLQKSVIKQLGDKLKKDPRYLGQPARFYTSGISLVEYIFKSWLKLQQRLQRKLDGKRRWLTVLKSDEELIQQSQQNLEAIRHKASEILQTHQKTEKLFNHLFQLYQEEKNPFTHIALCYLLKNRCKLPQKPEDPEKFTKRRRKVEIAIDRLQEQLEGRLPQGRDLTNHNWLETLSIACQTDPEDTAQARSWQDKLLIQSQSIPFPINYETNEDLTWHKNEKGRLCVKFNGISDLSFEIYCDQRQLKWFQRFYEDQQAKKGSKNQHSSALFTLRSGRILWQEGNEKGQPWNIHRLILQCTLDTRLWTQEGTEEVKQEKAEEIAKVLTSMNEKGDLTKNQQAFIKRKQSTLDKLENPFPRPSQPLYRGQSNILVGVSMGVDKPATVAVVDGITQKTLTIEYIKQLLGNNYPLIQRQRQQKQHQSHQRNVAQRKEAFNQFGDSELGEYIDRLLTKAIVTLAKKYKAGSIVVPKLEDMREIVQTEIQTKAEERIPNCIEAQKNYAKCYRVQVHQWSYSRLIDNIEAQASKLGIVLEISQQPYKGTPHDKAIALALNAYQSRLSA; encoded by the coding sequence ATGAGTCAAATCACCATTCAATGTCGTCTCGTTGCTAAAGAACCCATCCGTCACACCCTCTGGCAACTGATGGCAGACTTAAACACGCCATTTATCAACGAATTACTGCAAAAAGTGGCACAAAATCCTGACTTTGAACAATGGAAACAAAAAGGAAAGCTTCAAAAAAGTGTTATTAAGCAATTAGGAGACAAATTAAAAAAAGATCCCCGTTATTTGGGACAACCAGCCCGATTTTATACCTCTGGAATAAGCTTAGTAGAATATATTTTCAAATCTTGGCTAAAACTCCAACAACGATTACAGCGTAAACTCGACGGTAAAAGACGATGGTTAACCGTCTTAAAAAGTGATGAAGAATTAATTCAGCAAAGTCAGCAAAATTTAGAAGCTATTCGCCATAAAGCCTCTGAAATTCTCCAAACCCATCAAAAGACAGAAAAACTCTTTAATCATCTCTTTCAACTTTATCAAGAAGAAAAAAACCCTTTCACCCACATAGCCTTATGTTATCTGCTCAAAAATCGCTGTAAACTTCCTCAGAAACCAGAAGATCCCGAAAAATTTACAAAACGTCGCCGTAAAGTCGAAATTGCCATTGATAGACTACAAGAACAATTAGAAGGTCGTCTTCCCCAAGGGAGAGACTTAACCAATCATAATTGGCTAGAAACCCTGTCTATTGCCTGTCAGACTGACCCAGAAGACACCGCACAAGCCCGTTCATGGCAAGATAAACTATTAATCCAATCCCAGTCTATCCCATTTCCTATCAACTACGAAACCAATGAAGACTTAACATGGCATAAAAACGAGAAAGGACGATTATGCGTTAAATTTAACGGCATTAGTGACCTAAGCTTTGAAATTTACTGTGATCAACGACAATTAAAGTGGTTTCAACGCTTTTATGAAGACCAGCAAGCAAAGAAAGGCAGTAAAAATCAACATTCTAGTGCCTTATTTACCTTACGTTCTGGGCGTATTCTCTGGCAAGAAGGGAATGAAAAAGGTCAACCTTGGAACATTCATCGCTTAATCCTGCAATGTACCCTAGACACTCGTTTATGGACACAAGAAGGGACAGAAGAAGTCAAACAGGAAAAAGCCGAGGAAATCGCTAAAGTTCTCACTTCTATGAATGAAAAGGGTGATTTAACCAAAAATCAACAAGCCTTCATTAAACGGAAACAATCAACTCTTGATAAGCTAGAAAATCCCTTTCCTCGTCCCAGTCAACCCCTTTATCGGGGTCAATCAAATATTCTCGTTGGGGTATCAATGGGGGTAGATAAACCTGCAACTGTCGCCGTTGTGGATGGAATTACCCAAAAAACCCTTACTATCGAGTATATTAAACAACTTTTAGGCAATAATTACCCTTTAATTCAGCGTCAACGCCAACAAAAACAGCATCAGTCCCATCAGCGTAACGTCGCGCAACGAAAAGAGGCTTTTAATCAATTCGGAGACTCAGAATTAGGGGAATACATCGATCGCCTACTGACCAAAGCCATCGTTACTCTTGCCAAGAAATACAAAGCAGGAAGCATCGTTGTTCCCAAATTAGAGGATATGCGAGAAATTGTGCAAACTGAGATTCAAACCAAAGCTGAGGAAAGAATCCCTAACTGCATTGAAGCACAAAAAAACTATGCTAAATGCTACCGTGTTCAAGTGCATCAGTGGAGTTACAGCAGACTTATCGACAATATTGAAGCACAAGCCTCAAAATTAGGGATTGTTCTTGAAATTAGCCAACAACCCTACAAGGGAACACCCCATGATAAAGCGATCGCTTTGGCTTTAAATGCTTATCAATCGCGTCTTTCAGCTTAA